The proteins below come from a single Pedobacter aquae genomic window:
- a CDS encoding pectinesterase family protein, which translates to MKYILGFLFCFLSIIFLQAQPKVYPSKFTVAQDGSGDFKTIQEAVNAVRDHSEQKVTITIKPGIYKEKLVIPTWKRNIILKGENKENTIISHADYSGKPFPGKDITGDPNFSTYTSYTVLIAGNDCELQNLTIENTAGAVGQAVALHIEGDRTAVKNCDIKGHQDTLYVARDGSRNYFENCTISGTTDFIFGAATAWFQNCNIISIKDSYITAASTTSQTIYGFIFMNCKLLYADDKVTKVFLGRPWRPYAKTVFISTFMDKHIKPEGWDNWRDPANESTVFYAEYDSSGPGTFMQERVKWAHQLKRKELKAYTLSKVFKGWQPFK; encoded by the coding sequence ATGAAGTATATTCTTGGTTTTCTTTTCTGCTTTTTAAGCATCATCTTTTTACAAGCGCAGCCCAAAGTTTACCCATCAAAATTTACGGTTGCACAAGATGGTAGCGGAGATTTTAAAACCATCCAAGAGGCAGTAAACGCTGTAAGAGACCATTCAGAACAGAAAGTAACCATCACCATCAAACCGGGTATCTATAAAGAGAAATTGGTTATCCCAACATGGAAAAGAAACATCATCCTAAAGGGGGAAAATAAAGAAAACACCATCATTAGTCATGCAGATTATTCTGGTAAACCCTTTCCTGGGAAAGATATCACTGGAGATCCAAACTTTAGCACTTACACTTCTTACACTGTTTTAATTGCAGGGAATGATTGCGAACTACAAAATTTAACCATAGAAAACACGGCTGGTGCAGTTGGTCAGGCGGTAGCGCTACATATAGAAGGCGATAGAACAGCCGTTAAAAATTGTGATATAAAAGGTCATCAAGATACTTTGTATGTTGCTAGAGATGGTTCAAGAAATTATTTCGAGAATTGTACCATTAGCGGCACTACCGATTTTATTTTTGGTGCTGCAACAGCATGGTTTCAAAACTGTAACATCATCAGTATAAAAGATTCTTATATTACTGCAGCTTCTACCACCTCCCAAACAATTTATGGCTTTATTTTTATGAACTGTAAATTGCTTTACGCTGATGATAAAGTTACCAAGGTTTTCTTAGGTAGGCCATGGCGTCCTTATGCTAAAACGGTATTTATATCCACCTTTATGGATAAACATATAAAACCAGAAGGTTGGGATAATTGGCGAGATCCAGCCAATGAAAGTACTGTTTTTTATGCAGAATATGATAGTAGTGGCCCGGGCACCTTTATGCAAGAAAGAGTAAAATGGGCACATCAATTAAAGAGAAAAGAGCTGAAAGCTTACACGCTCTCCAAGGTGTTTAAGGGATGGCAGCCTTTCAAATAA
- a CDS encoding ATP-binding protein: MKKLLFTFLFFVALKADAQHKLTQIWKSADSIPVPESVYYAAKEKLLYVSQIDGGGSAKDGKGAIGKLALDGKTINLNWVTGLNAPKGIGVYKNTMYVADLTEVVVIDMKAAKITKRIEVPETEFLNDVTVDDKGVVYVSDTRKRKVFRIVNNTPELYLEDVKSVNGLKAIGTDLYILAGPELWKANAKKELTKLAEGLELGGDGLEPVKEGEFLVSCWGGLIYYVTASGKVEKLLDTRTEKINTADIGYDPIKRIVYVPTFLKNSVLAFKLD, encoded by the coding sequence ATGAAAAAACTACTTTTTACTTTTTTGTTTTTTGTAGCCTTAAAGGCTGATGCACAGCATAAGCTTACACAAATTTGGAAATCTGCTGATAGTATTCCGGTACCAGAATCAGTTTATTATGCTGCTAAAGAGAAGCTTTTATACGTTTCGCAAATAGATGGTGGCGGTAGTGCTAAAGACGGAAAAGGTGCTATTGGTAAGCTAGCTTTAGATGGTAAAACCATTAATTTAAACTGGGTAACTGGGCTTAATGCACCTAAAGGAATTGGCGTTTATAAAAACACCATGTACGTTGCAGATTTAACCGAAGTTGTGGTGATAGATATGAAAGCCGCTAAAATAACCAAGCGTATTGAAGTGCCAGAAACAGAGTTTTTAAACGACGTTACCGTAGATGATAAAGGCGTTGTTTATGTGTCTGATACCCGAAAAAGAAAGGTTTTCCGCATTGTTAACAACACTCCTGAACTTTATTTAGAGGATGTTAAAAGTGTAAACGGACTAAAAGCTATAGGTACAGATTTATACATTTTAGCGGGCCCAGAATTGTGGAAAGCCAACGCTAAAAAAGAGCTTACTAAACTAGCTGAAGGTTTAGAATTAGGTGGCGATGGACTAGAGCCTGTTAAAGAGGGAGAGTTTTTAGTTTCTTGTTGGGGAGGTTTAATTTACTACGTAACTGCTAGCGGTAAAGTAGAAAAATTATTAGACACCAGAACAGAAAAAATTAATACTGCCGATATTGGTTATGATCCAATAAAGCGTATCGTTTACGTTCCAACTTTTCTTAAAAATTCTGTCTTAGCTTTCAAACTAGACTAA
- a CDS encoding glycoside hydrolase family 28 protein, with the protein MIIKGIKRVIFSGVVLSTLVSSSLAQENKQKQIADSLAFLKTFNVKMPIVKTPVFKQDTFDIVKYGAKPDGVSLNTNSINQAIDACHKNGGGVVVLNEGVWLTGPLYLKSNVNLHLRSGALLLFTTDKSQYKLIEGSWEGKPAVVNEAPISGYNLENIAITGAGIIDGNGDAWRFVKKSKLNESQWKNLVASGGVVDKDGSKWYPSASYQKGYHIKDATVIKPGTKPEDYTELKDFYRPNLVVLNSCKKVLLEGVTFQNSPAWNLHPLMCQDLTVRNILVRNPWYAQNGDGIDVESCKNVLIEGSVFDVGDDGICIKSGRDEAGRKRGMPTEEVIVRNNVVYHAHGGFVIGSEMSGGARNLFVYNNSFIGTDIGLRFKTTRGRGGVVEKIYIANTFMKNIPGDAILFDMYYAAIDPVPMAGEERAAPKVEFLPVTEATPQFKDFYIKNVVCIGAEKGIFMRGIPEMNIQNINLEDITIKSKIGIELIEATNINLKNIHLVSDQTNPLILVENSKQINISGLKSDTEIQNLITLSGDRTEAVSLTGPSVITAKDKVKFNFGAKPKSLKINK; encoded by the coding sequence ATGATTATTAAAGGGATTAAAAGAGTAATATTTTCAGGGGTAGTGCTTTCTACTCTTGTTTCTTCATCTTTAGCGCAAGAAAATAAGCAAAAGCAAATAGCAGATTCTTTAGCTTTTCTAAAAACTTTCAATGTTAAAATGCCTATCGTAAAAACACCTGTTTTTAAGCAAGATACTTTTGATATTGTTAAATACGGAGCTAAGCCTGATGGTGTAAGTCTTAACACAAACAGCATTAACCAAGCTATTGATGCTTGTCATAAAAATGGTGGCGGTGTAGTTGTATTAAATGAAGGTGTTTGGCTTACTGGGCCACTTTACCTTAAAAGCAACGTAAACCTACATTTAAGAAGTGGCGCTTTATTACTTTTTACTACAGATAAAAGCCAATATAAATTAATTGAAGGTAGCTGGGAAGGTAAGCCTGCCGTTGTTAATGAAGCTCCAATATCTGGTTACAACCTAGAAAATATAGCCATTACTGGCGCTGGTATTATAGATGGTAATGGTGATGCTTGGAGATTTGTTAAGAAAAGTAAATTAAACGAATCGCAATGGAAAAATTTGGTTGCCTCTGGTGGTGTGGTAGATAAAGACGGCAGTAAGTGGTATCCTTCTGCAAGTTACCAGAAAGGTTATCATATTAAAGATGCAACGGTAATTAAGCCTGGTACTAAGCCAGAAGACTATACAGAATTGAAAGATTTTTATCGCCCTAATTTGGTGGTTTTAAATAGCTGTAAAAAGGTGCTGTTAGAAGGTGTTACTTTTCAAAACTCACCGGCATGGAATCTTCATCCCTTAATGTGTCAAGATTTAACGGTAAGAAATATTTTGGTAAGAAATCCATGGTATGCACAAAATGGCGATGGTATTGATGTGGAGTCTTGCAAAAACGTTCTGATAGAAGGTTCTGTTTTTGATGTTGGCGATGATGGTATTTGTATTAAATCCGGGAGAGATGAAGCGGGTAGAAAAAGAGGGATGCCAACGGAAGAAGTAATTGTAAGAAATAATGTGGTTTACCATGCTCATGGAGGTTTCGTTATTGGTAGCGAGATGTCTGGTGGGGCAAGAAACCTATTTGTTTACAACAACTCTTTTATAGGTACTGATATTGGCTTACGATTTAAAACCACTCGCGGTCGTGGTGGAGTGGTAGAAAAAATCTACATCGCTAACACTTTCATGAAAAATATCCCAGGCGATGCTATTTTATTTGATATGTATTATGCCGCAATAGACCCAGTGCCTATGGCTGGCGAGGAAAGAGCAGCACCTAAAGTAGAATTTTTACCCGTTACAGAGGCTACACCACAGTTTAAAGATTTTTACATCAAAAATGTGGTTTGTATAGGTGCAGAGAAGGGTATTTTCATGAGGGGAATTCCAGAAATGAATATCCAAAATATCAATTTAGAGGATATTACCATTAAATCTAAAATTGGTATCGAGCTGATAGAGGCTACCAACATCAACTTAAAAAATATTCATTTGGTAAGTGATCAAACTAACCCTTTGATTTTAGTTGAAAATAGCAAGCAAATCAATATCAGTGGTTTAAAATCAGATACAGAAATCCAAAATCTGATAACCTTATCGGGTGATAGAACTGAGGCTGTCTCTCTTACTGGCCCATCTGTTATAACAGCAAAAGATAAGGTGAAATTTAATTTCGGAGCAAAGCCAAAATCGCTAAAAATTAATAAATAA